Genomic segment of Streptosporangium sp. NBC_01755:
TCTCCTACACGGTCGCCATCTCGATGGGCGCCGACTACATCGAGCCCGACCTCGTCTCGACCAAGGACCATGTGCTGGTCGCCCGGCACGAAAACGAGCTCTCGGCGACCACCGACGTCGCGAGGCATCCCGAGTTCGCCGACCGCAGGACTTCCAAAGTCATAAACGGCATCCGGCACACGGGCTGGTTCACCGAGGACTTCACCCTTGCGGAACTGCACACCCTCCGTGCCAGGGAGCGCTTCCCCGTGCAGCGGCGGGGCAACACCGCCTACGACGGAATGGAGAGAATCCCGACATTCGACGAGGTGGTCCAGCTCGCGCAGAAGCACGGTGTGGGCGTCTACGCCGAGACCAAGTTCCCCACCTACTTCGCCTCGATCGGGCTGCCGCTGGAGGAGCCGCTGCTGGAGACCTTGCAGAAGTACGGCTGGGACGACGAGCGGGACCCGGCCTTCATTCAGTCCTTCGAGACCGGGAACCTCAAGCGGTTGCATCCCCTCACGCGGCTCCGGCTCATCCAGTTCATCGGAGCGAACGGCGCCCCGTACGATCATGTGCGGGCCGGTGATCCGGATACCTACGACGACATGGTCACCACGGAGGGCCTGCGGAAGATCGCCGGGTACGCCGACGGCATCGGCCTGGTCACGAAGCGGATCGGTCCCCGCGATCCCGGCGGTTTCGAGAGCAGGCCGGTGTCACCCGCCACGCTCGTCAGGAACGCCCAGGGAGAAGGGCTCCTGGTCCACGCCACGACGGTTCGCAAACTCGCCGTACGGCTCCGGGCGGACCTCAGGGGCGACAGCTCCGGCGGGCGCGCCGACGAGGAGGTACGGAAGTGGCTGAGGCGCCTGTACCGGCTCAACCTGGACGGGGTGATCGCCGACGACCCCGGTATGGCGCGTACCGTACGGGGCCGGCTGCAGGCCGGGGGCTGACCGTGCCCGTCCATACGGGGCCGGCTGCAGGCCGGGGGCTGACCGTGCCCGTCGAGGCCACCCGGCTCCGCGGCGGTCGCGGCCAGGGGGAACGTCACTCCGTCTCGGCCCTGGCCGGATAGCGCAGGATCCGGTCGTCGCCCTCGCGCACGTCACCGCGTCCGTCGGTGTTGGACGTGGTCAGCCAGAGCGCCCCGTCCGGTGCCACGGCGACCGTGCGCAGGCGGCCGTACCGGCCGAGTAGTTCGGCCCGAGGTTCGCCGGTCCTCCCGTCCCGCAGGGGCACCGTCCACAGACGTTCCCCGCGTAGCGCCGCCACATACAGTGTGTTCCCGGCGATGGCGGCACCGGAGGGGGAGGCCTCGCTCGTGGGCCACGTGACCAGCGGGTTGGTGAACTTACCGCCGTGCGTGTCGCCCTTGCCCTCCACCTC
This window contains:
- a CDS encoding glycerophosphodiester phosphodiesterase family protein, with translation MSKARAGVLAVLIGMAVIGTLHHEDSTGTRSASPTAERSGDSVPKRLTDSTAERSVDSVAERQASPAVKPSARREGEPIIIAHRGASAFRPEHTLLSYTVAISMGADYIEPDLVSTKDHVLVARHENELSATTDVARHPEFADRRTSKVINGIRHTGWFTEDFTLAELHTLRARERFPVQRRGNTAYDGMERIPTFDEVVQLAQKHGVGVYAETKFPTYFASIGLPLEEPLLETLQKYGWDDERDPAFIQSFETGNLKRLHPLTRLRLIQFIGANGAPYDHVRAGDPDTYDDMVTTEGLRKIAGYADGIGLVTKRIGPRDPGGFESRPVSPATLVRNAQGEGLLVHATTVRKLAVRLRADLRGDSSGGRADEEVRKWLRRLYRLNLDGVIADDPGMARTVRGRLQAGG